The Pantoea eucalypti sequence CGCCACACGCCTTTGGTATCGACAATCCAGTTCTGCTGAACATCGGCGGCGTTAATCGCGCGGAAGGCACGGTGATCGACCAGCATCACCAGAATATCGGCCTGAGCCAGCGCCTGCTCGCAGGAGACCAGTTCGGCGTTATCAGCCAGCGAGTCCGCAAGCTGCTCGATGTGAGGTTCAACCACCCAGGTCTTGCCACTGTGCCACTCTGCAATTTTCTGGGTCACGCCCACGGCCGGGCTCTCGCGCAGGTCGTCAATGTCAGGTTTAAAGGCCAGACCAAAGCAGGCGATAGTGACCTCGCTGGCGCGCTTGCCGGTTTGAGTCAGGCAATCCGCCAGCGCGGTTTTCACCTGGTCCAGCACCCACTGCGGCTTGGCGTCATTCACCTCACGCGCGGTGCGGATCAGGCGTGCCAGTTCAGGATTCTGCGCCACAATAAACCAGGGATCGACGGCGATACAGTGACCCCCCACGCCGGGACCGGGTTGCAGAATATTGACGCGAGGATGACGATTCGCCAGCGCAATCAGTTCCCAGACGTTAATTCCCTGATCGGCACAAATCAGCGACAGCTCATTGGCAAAGGCGATATTCACATCACGGAAGCTGTTTTCCGTCAGCTTGCACATCTCGGCGGTGCGGGCGTTGGTCTCAACGCATTCACCTTTTAAAAACAGCCGGTAGAGGTCGCTGGCGCGGGCGGAACAGGCAGGCGTCATACCGCCAATCACCCGGTCGTTGTTAATCAGCTCAACCATTACCTTGCCAGGCAGTACGCGCTCCGGGCAGTAGGCGACAAAAATATCGGGCGTCTCACCGTGCTGCGGAAAGCGCAGATCAGGACGCGCCGCAGCCAGCCACTCGGCCATCTGTTCTGTACTGCCCACCGGTGAGGTGGACTCCAGAATCACCAGATCGCCCTTCTTCAGAACCGGTGCGATCGACTCCGCTGCGGCTTTCACAAAGCGCAGATCGGGCTGATATTCATCTTTGAACGGCGTCGGTACGGCGATCAGAAAAGCGTCAGCGGGTTCAGGCTGCGTGGTGGCGCGCAGGTCGCCACGCGTAACCGCCGCATGCACCACTTCATCTAAATCGGGTTCTACGATATGGATCGCGCCACGATTGATGGTTTCAACGGCACGCGCGTTGATATCCACGCCCACCACTTTTTTTCCCTTTGAGGCAAAAACGGCTGCCGTCGGCAGCCCAATGTATCCCAGTCCAATCACGGAGATGGTTTCAAAACTCATAATTCAGCTCTGTTATCTTTTAAGGCTTGTAAAATTCGGCCACAGGCTTTGCCATCGCCATACGGATTATGGGCATGACTCATCGCCTGCCAGGCATCGTCGTCGCTCAGCAATTCACTGACACTGGCCACGATCCTGTCGATATCCGTCCCTACCAGTTTAACGGTACCCGCATCAACCGCTTCCGGACGCTCGGTCGTGTCACGCATGACCAGCACCGGTTTACCCAGTGAAGGCGCTTCCTCCTGAATGCCGCCGGAATCGGTCAGAATCAGCCAGGCACGGTTCATCAGCCAGACAAAAGGCAGATACTCCTGCGGTTCAATCAGAATGATATTCTCAATGCCGCTGAGAATCCGGTTAACCGGCTCGCTGACATTCGGATTGAGGTGCACCGGATAGACGATCTGCGCCTCAGGATGCTGGCGGGCAATCTGCGCCAGCGCGCTGCAGATACGCTCAAAACCGCCGCCAAAGCTTTCACGCCGGTGACCGGTAACCAGCACCAGTTTCTTATCCGGGTCGATAAAGGGATAGCGCGCCGCTAATTGTGCATTCAGATTGCAGTCATCCAGCACCCGATCGCGAACCCACAGCAGCGCATCAATGACCGTATTGCCGGTGACAATGATGCGCGAATCGGGCAGGTTTTCCTGCAACAGGTTCTGACGCGAGCGGGTGGTAGGGGTGAAGTGCAGACGGGCAAGATGACCGGTGAGTTTGCGGTTGCCCTCTTCCGGCCACGGCG is a genomic window containing:
- the wecC gene encoding UDP-N-acetyl-D-mannosamine dehydrogenase, coding for MSFETISVIGLGYIGLPTAAVFASKGKKVVGVDINARAVETINRGAIHIVEPDLDEVVHAAVTRGDLRATTQPEPADAFLIAVPTPFKDEYQPDLRFVKAAAESIAPVLKKGDLVILESTSPVGSTEQMAEWLAAARPDLRFPQHGETPDIFVAYCPERVLPGKVMVELINNDRVIGGMTPACSARASDLYRLFLKGECVETNARTAEMCKLTENSFRDVNIAFANELSLICADQGINVWELIALANRHPRVNILQPGPGVGGHCIAVDPWFIVAQNPELARLIRTAREVNDAKPQWVLDQVKTALADCLTQTGKRASEVTIACFGLAFKPDIDDLRESPAVGVTQKIAEWHSGKTWVVEPHIEQLADSLADNAELVSCEQALAQADILVMLVDHRAFRAINAADVQQNWIVDTKGVWR
- the wecB gene encoding non-hydrolyzing UDP-N-acetylglucosamine 2-epimerase — protein: MKVLTVFGTRPEAIKMAPLVQALSQDPAFESRLCVTAQHREMLDQVLRLFKLEPDYDLNIMRPEQGLTEITCRILEGMKTVLLDFKPDIVLVHGDTTTTLAASLAAFYQQIPVGHVEAGLRTGDLASPWPEEGNRKLTGHLARLHFTPTTRSRQNLLQENLPDSRIIVTGNTVIDALLWVRDRVLDDCNLNAQLAARYPFIDPDKKLVLVTGHRRESFGGGFERICSALAQIARQHPEAQIVYPVHLNPNVSEPVNRILSGIENIILIEPQEYLPFVWLMNRAWLILTDSGGIQEEAPSLGKPVLVMRDTTERPEAVDAGTVKLVGTDIDRIVASVSELLSDDDAWQAMSHAHNPYGDGKACGRILQALKDNRAEL